From a single Gimesia fumaroli genomic region:
- a CDS encoding IS5 family transposase (programmed frameshift): MTRVSRPATGRNITGSRTEPKPQLSDEQWLLIKDLFPEPPANAAGGRPRVAARECLEGILWVLRTGARWKDLPTFLPSPSTCWRRFKEWTEDGVFLEAWQRLLEHLDRRKLVVWSEAFGDGTFCPAKKGAPDVGKTKRGKGTKLMLLVDGNGLPLALDRTSASPAEVKLIESLLDQRILPRDPDRLIYDRAADSDPLRTQLAERKIELICPHRKNRVKPATQDGRALRRYQRRWKVERTISWLFNFRRLVVRYERYSHLFLGFAQLACVFTLLNKL, translated from the exons ATGACCCGCGTGTCCCGACCTGCCACAGGTCGCAACATAACCGGGTCCAGGACGGAACCAAAACCACAACTCTCGGACGAGCAATGGCTTCTGATCAAAGATCTGTTTCCAGAACCACCGGCAAACGCAGCCGGAGGGCGGCCCAGAGTGGCTGCCCGCGAGTGCCTCGAAGGAATCCTTTGGGTATTAAGGACTGGTGCCCGATGGAAAGATTTACCAACATTTTTACCATCGCCCAGCACCTGCTGGCGTCGTTTCAAGGAATGGACCGAAGACGGTGTGTTCCTGGAAGCGTGGCAGCGATTACTCGAACACCTCGATCGCCGGAAGCTGGTAGTCTGGTCGGAAGCGTTCGGGGATGGCACATTTTGCCCTGCAAAAAAAGGGGCGC CCGATGTCGGCAAGACAAAACGGGGAAAGGGAACCAAGCTTATGCTGCTGGTCGACGGGAACGGACTCCCTCTCGCTCTGGATCGTACCAGTGCCTCGCCGGCAGAGGTGAAGTTGATTGAGTCCCTGCTGGACCAGCGCATTTTGCCACGCGACCCTGATCGCCTGATTTATGATCGTGCGGCCGACAGCGATCCCCTGCGCACACAATTGGCGGAACGGAAGATAGAGCTGATCTGTCCGCATCGCAAGAACCGTGTAAAACCAGCGACGCAGGATGGGCGTGCATTGCGGCGATATCAACGCCGTTGGAAAGTCGAACGCACCATCAGTTGGTTGTTCAACTTTCGTCGCCTGGTAGTACGGTATGAAAGATACAGTCATTTGTTTTTAGGATTCGCACAACTCGCGTGCGTGTTCACCTTACTTAATAAGTTATGA
- a CDS encoding DinB family protein — MGIQGHWASGKLVSLESSWDRLKQVIDCLGAEGLDRRIRDGWTVKEMLAHLAFWEETSLPVVGSILRGGTEIPVEEWYGGTDLEIAPGAPWPNADTHNEREARWAKIHSNSEVLDRLFRARQQLISVISSVTDEEGNTQIGSHLTDLCNHTDSHIMELETIANSVKS, encoded by the coding sequence ATGGGAATTCAAGGCCATTGGGCAAGCGGGAAACTTGTTAGCCTGGAATCCAGTTGGGATAGACTCAAACAAGTGATAGACTGCTTAGGGGCTGAGGGACTCGATCGTCGCATCCGTGATGGCTGGACAGTGAAAGAGATGCTGGCCCACTTAGCATTTTGGGAAGAAACAAGCTTACCTGTCGTTGGGAGCATATTGCGTGGTGGCACCGAAATACCTGTTGAAGAATGGTACGGCGGGACTGATCTTGAAATTGCTCCGGGCGCCCCCTGGCCAAATGCAGATACTCACAACGAACGAGAGGCTCGGTGGGCGAAGATTCATTCAAATTCCGAAGTACTAGACCGTTTGTTCCGCGCCAGACAACAGTTGATATCTGTGATCAGTTCGGTGACCGATGAAGAAGGGAATACCCAAATTGGTTCACACTTGACAGATCTGTGTAATCATACGGATTCCCACATAATGGAACTTGAGACAATTGCGAACTCAGTGAAAAGTTAG
- a CDS encoding DUF1559 family PulG-like putative transporter, which translates to MSEPVAAINKPSTKSWILEHKVKLLGSVIFVTFAIFFVMISQRSASKQRAVNHLRTIGLATINYSSGAASNLPMGGTTDSAGNPQHGWMTAILPFTEQRELAEQIDYDKPWTDPENERVFKTSIPAYLNPNIQSPKISPAGYALSHYAANSQLLGINKNATIAAIAAAGRTSNTILLGEINANYPAWGSAQNMRDPAKGLNGGPDSFGSPSGEGATVIFVDGSGKFLNKNIDPVILKAISNPTGKGPVPSNAF; encoded by the coding sequence ATGAGCGAACCTGTGGCTGCTATCAATAAACCGTCAACGAAATCTTGGATTCTGGAACATAAAGTCAAACTGCTGGGCAGTGTTATTTTTGTCACATTCGCGATTTTTTTCGTGATGATATCACAACGGTCAGCATCGAAACAACGTGCAGTGAACCATCTCAGAACGATTGGCCTCGCAACCATCAATTATAGCTCAGGGGCCGCATCGAATTTGCCGATGGGTGGTACAACCGACTCGGCGGGAAATCCTCAACATGGCTGGATGACAGCCATTCTGCCTTTTACAGAGCAACGCGAACTGGCAGAACAGATTGACTATGATAAGCCGTGGACTGATCCGGAAAATGAACGCGTTTTCAAAACCAGCATCCCCGCTTATCTCAATCCCAATATTCAATCCCCGAAAATAAGTCCAGCAGGCTATGCCCTGTCTCACTATGCGGCAAACTCCCAGCTACTGGGGATCAACAAGAATGCCACGATTGCTGCCATCGCTGCGGCGGGGCGGACGTCAAATACAATCCTGTTGGGAGAAATTAACGCAAACTATCCTGCCTGGGGATCAGCCCAAAATATGCGAGACCCTGCAAAAGGGCTGAACGGCGGCCCTGACAGCTTTGGCAGCCCCTCAGGTGAAGGAGCGACTGTCATTTTCGTAGACGGCAGTGGCAAATTTCTGAACAAGAATATTGACCCTGTTATCCTCAAAGCCATCAGCAACCCCACCGGCAAAGGGCCAGTCCCCTCGAATGCCTTTTGA
- the tnpA gene encoding IS66 family insertion sequence element accessory protein TnpA, translating to MPASQPTPRADQRRNPNREAFWRQTLSDRLQSGLSIRAFCQREGLSEPAYHYWRRELKKRDAETTAAASFLPVEVQLPATPIEIVFSQGTSVRVGNGCDQTTLETVLAALEQRAC from the coding sequence ATGCCCGCATCCCAGCCAACCCCGCGTGCCGACCAGCGACGGAACCCGAACCGTGAAGCGTTCTGGCGACAAACCCTTTCTGACCGACTGCAGTCCGGACTCTCGATCCGTGCCTTCTGTCAGCGTGAGGGACTCAGCGAACCAGCTTACCACTACTGGCGACGGGAACTGAAAAAGCGGGATGCCGAGACAACCGCTGCAGCTTCCTTTCTGCCCGTTGAAGTCCAACTCCCTGCCACGCCGATTGAAATCGTGTTCTCACAGGGCACCTCGGTTCGCGTCGGAAACGGCTGTGATCAAACCACGCTCGAAACCGTGCTCGCCGCGCTGGAGCAGCGCGCATGCTGA
- a CDS encoding histidine kinase encodes MISTAEISMYPLQENYKPLIKEFIAKLQSYSDLRVTSGSTSTYVVGDYDRLMDCMTEMMRWSHEEQGKGVFVVKFLPGYDAK; translated from the coding sequence ATGATCAGTACCGCCGAAATCAGCATGTATCCGCTCCAGGAAAACTATAAACCCCTGATCAAGGAATTCATTGCTAAACTGCAGAGTTATTCCGATCTGCGAGTGACATCAGGTTCGACGTCGACCTATGTTGTAGGAGACTACGATCGATTGATGGACTGCATGACCGAAATGATGCGCTGGAGCCATGAAGAACAGGGCAAAGGCGTGTTTGTCGTCAAGTTCCTGCCCGGGTATGATGCAAAGTAG
- a CDS encoding response regulator, which translates to MEDEPKEERPILACRVLLVEDFPDSQRLISYHLKQAGAEVFFADNGQIALELALEARDHGLPFDIILMDIQIPVFDGNEATKILREADLRIPIIAITAHDDLYNRDECMQAGCDEYLTKPVDSEELIDTVAQYMQTHEKLRNRATNV; encoded by the coding sequence ATGGAAGATGAACCAAAAGAAGAACGGCCGATCTTAGCATGTCGTGTGCTGCTGGTGGAGGATTTTCCCGACAGCCAAAGACTGATCTCGTACCATTTGAAACAAGCTGGTGCAGAGGTTTTCTTTGCTGACAATGGTCAGATCGCATTAGAGCTTGCTTTGGAAGCGCGTGATCACGGTCTCCCGTTTGATATCATTCTTATGGATATCCAGATTCCGGTATTCGATGGCAATGAAGCAACAAAAATTTTGCGTGAAGCGGATCTGAGAATCCCCATCATTGCGATTACGGCTCACGATGACCTTTACAATCGTGATGAATGCATGCAAGCCGGCTGTGATGAATACTTAACCAAACCCGTCGATTCAGAAGAACTGATCGATACAGTGGCGCAGTATATGCAAACTCACGAAAAACTTCGCAATCGTGCGACTAATGTTTGA
- the tnpB gene encoding IS66 family insertion sequence element accessory protein TnpB (TnpB, as the term is used for proteins encoded by IS66 family insertion elements, is considered an accessory protein, since TnpC, encoded by a neighboring gene, is a DDE family transposase.): MLNLPTRIYFCTVPTDMRKSFDGLLRMTEVYLQQNVLDGGLFVFLNKKQDRIKLLYWDHDGLAIWYKRLEAGTYQRLSSPEGTHGLQLSSIDLGLLLQGIDLTSVQRRKRYQISEKVSTS; this comes from the coding sequence ATGCTGAATCTGCCCACCCGCATTTATTTCTGCACGGTCCCCACCGATATGCGCAAAAGTTTTGACGGCCTCCTGCGAATGACCGAAGTCTACCTGCAGCAAAACGTACTCGACGGGGGACTATTTGTGTTTCTCAACAAAAAACAGGATCGGATCAAGCTGCTGTACTGGGACCACGATGGTCTGGCCATCTGGTATAAACGGCTGGAAGCGGGCACATATCAGCGTCTCTCCAGCCCGGAGGGCACACATGGCCTACAACTGTCCTCAATCGACCTGGGGCTCCTGCTGCAGGGCATCGACCTGACCAGCGTGCAGCGCAGAAAACGCTATCAGATTTCAGAAAAAGTATCGACTTCATAA
- a CDS encoding DUF2071 domain-containing protein, translated as MNQTIPLAFTGDLLCRQPPRGIDVDTTLAHFAIITCLVDPELVRPQIHPRFHLDLIEHEGREWALLSVVPFVDQDFRFVNVPWLKWRFGQTNYRVYVTDSETGEHVAWFIGTSLDSWTVSIPHYLWKLPWHRARIRFDCSFDADAQCYSTYRMQTSNSWADAEVELTDTGQPPTELTGFDDLETGLVILTHPRKGFYYRRDGRIGSYAIWHDRLQTTVGHVKTARFKLLERLGMVKAGEAPPIHSVLIQNQTEFTIYLPPRIVDRGRK; from the coding sequence ATGAACCAGACAATCCCTTTAGCGTTTACCGGTGACCTGCTGTGCCGCCAACCGCCACGAGGTATTGATGTCGACACCACGCTCGCTCACTTCGCCATCATCACCTGTCTGGTTGATCCCGAACTGGTCCGGCCGCAAATTCACCCCCGTTTCCACCTGGATCTCATTGAACACGAAGGGCGTGAATGGGCGTTGCTCTCCGTTGTGCCATTTGTCGATCAGGATTTTCGCTTTGTCAACGTGCCTTGGCTGAAGTGGCGCTTCGGCCAGACCAACTATCGCGTTTACGTCACCGATTCCGAAACCGGCGAGCACGTTGCCTGGTTTATCGGCACTTCGCTCGACTCCTGGACCGTTTCCATCCCGCATTATCTCTGGAAGCTGCCCTGGCATCGTGCGCGAATTCGATTCGACTGTTCATTCGACGCTGACGCTCAGTGTTACTCAACCTACCGCATGCAAACCAGCAACAGCTGGGCCGACGCCGAAGTTGAACTGACTGATACCGGTCAGCCTCCAACAGAGCTCACTGGCTTTGACGATCTCGAAACCGGCCTGGTGATTTTGACACACCCACGAAAAGGCTTTTACTACCGTCGGGACGGCAGGATCGGCTCCTACGCCATCTGGCACGACCGCCTGCAGACAACAGTGGGACATGTAAAAACCGCCCGCTTCAAACTGCTCGAACGTCTGGGAATGGTCAAAGCAGGTGAAGCACCTCCAATTCACAGCGTCCTGATTCAGAATCAAACCGAATTCACAATTTATCTGCCACCGAGAATTGTGGACAGGGGAAGGAAATGA
- the tnpC gene encoding IS66 family transposase gives MNQKRSSLPNDVQSCHDMIHQLGETVGEQQREVEQLKHFIDRLLRQRFGARSEKIAPNQMSLFDEPDTPEEAAEPEDDEPPPTTVSAHRRRGGGRNKLPDHLPRERVEHDLTESEKRCPCCDQTRQRIGEISHEQLEFIPASLKVIEHVRFKYACRECEEHVALAPVPARPIAKGFAGPGLLSTILVGKYSDHLPLYRHESILSRNGVQLSRSTMSRWVLETAELLQPLIDLMKSRVLQSSVVHTDDTTIPVQDQRLSRTRTGRFWVYCGDVAHPYSVYDFTPNRERAGPQAFLEHFCGYLQADAYAGYEELYRSGRIHQVLCWAHARRKFYDARTVQPEAAHRALLFIQQLYAIEREAGVLKSDLPQPADCEHWWKRRWQLRQKQALPILEKFCDWLTETARSLLPKSPVAAAIQYLLSRWSGFTRYCTEGILSIDNNLAERTLRPCALGRKNYLFVGSDRGGQAAAVHYSLMASCKANEVEPFAYLRDVLTRITDHAADRLEELLPDQWLKQHPEAHYTRRR, from the coding sequence ATGAACCAGAAACGATCCTCATTGCCGAACGACGTCCAATCCTGCCATGATATGATTCACCAGTTGGGTGAGACCGTGGGAGAGCAACAGCGGGAAGTCGAGCAACTCAAACATTTCATTGATCGGCTGCTGCGACAGCGGTTTGGCGCCCGTTCTGAAAAGATCGCCCCCAATCAAATGAGTCTGTTTGACGAACCCGATACTCCAGAGGAAGCGGCCGAGCCCGAGGACGATGAACCTCCTCCCACGACGGTTTCCGCACATCGCCGTCGTGGCGGTGGCCGTAACAAGCTGCCCGATCATCTGCCTCGGGAACGGGTAGAGCATGACCTGACCGAATCGGAAAAACGCTGTCCCTGCTGCGACCAGACACGGCAGCGGATCGGAGAAATCAGCCACGAACAGTTAGAATTCATTCCTGCCAGCCTGAAAGTGATCGAGCACGTACGTTTCAAATACGCGTGCCGGGAGTGTGAAGAGCATGTGGCGCTGGCTCCAGTTCCTGCCCGGCCGATTGCCAAAGGCTTCGCCGGCCCCGGCTTGCTCTCGACGATCCTGGTGGGGAAATACTCAGATCATCTCCCCCTGTATCGTCATGAATCCATTCTCAGCCGGAATGGCGTACAGCTTTCGCGGAGCACGATGAGCCGCTGGGTCCTGGAAACCGCAGAATTACTGCAACCGCTGATTGATCTGATGAAAAGCCGGGTTTTGCAATCCAGCGTCGTACATACGGATGATACGACGATTCCCGTCCAGGACCAACGGCTTTCCCGCACGCGGACCGGCCGGTTCTGGGTTTACTGTGGCGATGTCGCGCACCCGTATTCGGTCTATGATTTCACCCCGAACCGGGAACGCGCCGGTCCCCAGGCGTTTTTAGAACACTTTTGCGGTTATCTGCAGGCAGACGCGTATGCCGGCTACGAAGAACTGTACCGGTCAGGCAGAATTCACCAGGTCTTGTGCTGGGCGCATGCGCGACGCAAGTTTTACGATGCGCGGACGGTGCAGCCGGAAGCCGCTCACCGGGCATTATTGTTTATCCAGCAGTTATACGCGATCGAACGGGAAGCCGGCGTGTTGAAGTCGGATCTGCCACAGCCGGCGGACTGCGAACACTGGTGGAAACGCCGCTGGCAGTTGCGACAGAAACAGGCGCTACCGATACTGGAAAAGTTCTGCGACTGGTTGACGGAAACCGCGCGCAGTCTGTTACCGAAAAGTCCGGTGGCAGCGGCGATTCAATATCTGTTAAGCCGCTGGTCCGGGTTTACGCGGTATTGTACCGAGGGCATCCTGTCGATTGACAACAACCTGGCCGAACGCACCTTGCGTCCCTGTGCCCTCGGCCGGAAGAATTATCTGTTCGTCGGCAGCGACCGGGGCGGCCAGGCGGCCGCCGTGCATTACAGCCTGATGGCCAGTTGCAAAGCAAACGAAGTGGAACCGTTTGCCTATCTGCGCGATGTGTTGACGCGGATCACCGATCACGCCGCCGATCGCCTGGAAGAACTGCTGCCAGACCAATGGCTGAAGCAACACCCGGAAGCCCACTACACCCGCCGACGCTGA
- a CDS encoding WD40 repeat domain-containing protein has translation MNRKCSQRHVIWNCTVVILAATVVLPLSVMPGTSNAKGDQPSEKANDTSKPRSQNAAAPQTNREAKIEKLTQIEFPRDEPNKFDGIDQIEFSADGKSLYVAAHRVGNLGLLGRKPTSYWIEHWDVSNWKKLATLKDFAAPFATVGDSKTIIALPTQDSQGGPPYGRIGKFATYDLKQGTISHTFDVKSGYICGLACSPDGQSVVSCSRADATNPYRWINGHVISWNINGRQRWGHHWDSVHLSVVDWSSEGSFIFGVGPGGVFAWHTESGATAWERNDHNNNVESLACSDDGRYVVTGSYSNPALGFGLLGRLYSEIKIRNAKDGKPIRTVKLYHKGVVRPLDLAIDPDSRSIAVALGSYNRGQKWGEVRIVDIESGETTATLLKNHPQPVTSVAYSPNGQLIAAGTADGLLKLWEIRPNDRNVIEGALADELSEILLGDDFLDGLGEAITQELREKLELNSEMEWKLFQRVDNHFPSEIFVTGPQNTP, from the coding sequence ATGAATCGAAAATGTTCTCAACGACACGTAATCTGGAATTGTACCGTCGTCATATTGGCGGCAACAGTGGTTTTGCCGTTGTCAGTTATGCCAGGCACGAGCAATGCGAAAGGAGACCAACCGTCTGAAAAGGCGAACGACACTTCCAAACCGCGTTCGCAAAATGCCGCTGCCCCTCAAACGAACCGAGAGGCGAAAATTGAAAAATTGACGCAGATTGAATTTCCGCGTGATGAGCCGAACAAATTCGATGGCATTGACCAAATCGAATTTTCGGCTGACGGCAAGTCGCTCTACGTTGCCGCTCATCGAGTCGGGAATCTGGGACTCCTGGGGCGCAAGCCGACATCATATTGGATCGAACACTGGGATGTATCGAACTGGAAGAAGCTGGCAACGTTGAAAGATTTTGCAGCGCCGTTTGCCACCGTGGGCGATAGCAAAACCATAATTGCTTTGCCGACACAGGATTCCCAGGGAGGTCCACCGTATGGACGTATTGGCAAGTTCGCAACTTACGACCTGAAGCAGGGTACGATTTCTCATACGTTTGATGTCAAATCGGGATATATCTGCGGGCTCGCCTGTTCCCCTGATGGACAATCTGTCGTTTCCTGTTCCAGAGCGGACGCAACCAATCCCTATCGTTGGATCAATGGCCATGTCATTTCGTGGAACATCAACGGTCGCCAACGGTGGGGACACCACTGGGATTCGGTTCATCTCTCAGTTGTGGATTGGTCATCAGAAGGAAGTTTCATTTTTGGCGTAGGGCCTGGTGGAGTTTTTGCGTGGCATACGGAATCGGGTGCGACCGCTTGGGAACGCAACGATCACAACAATAATGTTGAATCGCTCGCTTGTTCGGATGACGGCCGGTATGTGGTTACCGGAAGCTACAGCAATCCCGCGTTAGGTTTCGGCTTGTTAGGCCGATTGTATTCTGAGATCAAAATCAGGAATGCCAAAGACGGAAAGCCGATCCGCACTGTAAAACTCTATCACAAAGGAGTGGTACGCCCCCTGGATCTGGCCATCGATCCAGATAGTCGTTCGATCGCAGTGGCACTTGGTAGTTACAATCGTGGGCAAAAATGGGGAGAGGTGCGAATTGTCGATATTGAAAGCGGCGAGACGACGGCGACATTGTTAAAAAATCACCCGCAGCCGGTCACCTCGGTGGCCTACTCACCAAACGGTCAGTTGATCGCAGCCGGAACTGCCGACGGACTCCTTAAGCTATGGGAGATTCGGCCCAATGATCGAAATGTCATCGAGGGCGCGCTTGCGGATGAGCTCAGCGAGATTCTATTGGGTGACGACTTTTTGGACGGTTTAGGCGAAGCGATCACACAGGAACTCCGCGAGAAACTGGAACTGAATTCGGAGATGGAATGGAAGCTGTTTCAACGCGTGGACAACCATTTTCCGTCCGAAATATTCGTAACCGGCCCACAAAATACACCTTGA
- a CDS encoding DUF6122 family protein, giving the protein MEAVPDVVRHLIHYSCHLLVPFLIARLFWKEHWVQAGLIMLATMLIDVDHLLADPIFDPHRCSLGFHPLHTWWAAAVYAALLLIPSWRWRAVAVGCLWHLATDGIDCLLGGHCLFC; this is encoded by the coding sequence ATGGAAGCTGTACCAGATGTCGTGCGACATCTGATTCATTATTCGTGTCACCTGCTCGTTCCGTTTCTGATTGCGCGGCTGTTCTGGAAAGAACACTGGGTACAGGCGGGGCTGATTATGCTGGCGACGATGCTGATCGACGTCGATCACCTGCTGGCCGATCCGATCTTTGATCCACACCGCTGCAGTCTCGGCTTTCATCCCTTGCATACCTGGTGGGCGGCCGCCGTGTATGCCGCCTTGCTGTTGATTCCCTCCTGGCGCTGGCGGGCGGTCGCCGTCGGCTGCTTGTGGCATCTGGCAACCGACGGGATTGACTGTCTGCTCGGCGGGCATTGTCTGTTCTGCTGA
- a CDS encoding DUF1559 family PulG-like putative transporter, whose protein sequence is MISCHESRKRLQRRGGFTLIELLVVIAIIGMLVALLLPAVQQARAAARRAQCKNHLKQLGLALHNFASTYDGDFPLIGIHAGDPGEYRSWAVTLLPYLEQGNVYESLKQNPTFDLSTVSVPVYGCPDDGSASGVPGQLTYVVNFGYAGRSSINGTPIAPGFIQKPGFVHPSVSFSVIATNRHNTETSDGGWVTGMFWSDKHVNISYVNVGDGTSNTVAMTENIYAGNLGESVIYPGSSLPVSGNPGLCQVAFGIGDDGIWLEGESSAGNDTASPTSLKIVRTDLERYGINAAVSHSAGGSEGLMPAPNSRHTGGVNMLWVDGRVTFVSENINQEVYAESLTWNGGNQTGGTSREY, encoded by the coding sequence ATGATATCTTGTCACGAAAGTCGGAAGCGGTTACAGCGTCGAGGCGGTTTCACACTGATTGAGCTCCTCGTGGTCATCGCGATTATTGGTATGCTTGTCGCGCTGCTCTTGCCTGCGGTTCAGCAGGCGCGTGCGGCCGCCCGTCGCGCTCAGTGCAAAAATCACCTCAAGCAATTAGGGCTGGCATTACACAATTTTGCCTCGACTTACGACGGCGACTTTCCGTTGATTGGAATTCACGCTGGTGACCCGGGTGAGTATCGCTCGTGGGCGGTCACGTTGTTGCCGTACCTCGAACAGGGCAACGTTTATGAATCCTTGAAACAAAACCCGACATTCGATCTGAGTACTGTCTCGGTCCCTGTTTACGGCTGTCCCGATGACGGCTCGGCATCAGGTGTACCGGGCCAATTGACCTACGTGGTCAATTTTGGTTATGCGGGCCGCAGTTCGATCAACGGGACCCCGATCGCACCCGGATTCATCCAAAAGCCTGGTTTTGTCCATCCGAGTGTTTCGTTTAGTGTCATCGCCACCAACCGCCATAATACGGAGACATCCGACGGCGGCTGGGTGACAGGAATGTTCTGGTCTGACAAGCATGTTAATATTTCGTACGTCAACGTAGGTGACGGTACGTCGAATACGGTGGCGATGACAGAGAATATTTATGCCGGCAATTTGGGAGAGTCTGTGATCTATCCCGGCAGCAGTCTTCCGGTCTCCGGAAATCCTGGTTTGTGCCAGGTTGCCTTCGGCATTGGTGACGACGGCATCTGGCTGGAAGGGGAGTCGTCGGCCGGTAACGACACAGCCTCTCCCACATCGCTGAAGATCGTCAGAACCGATCTGGAACGTTACGGAATCAACGCGGCCGTTTCACATTCCGCTGGCGGATCGGAAGGCTTGATGCCCGCTCCCAATTCACGGCACACCGGCGGTGTGAACATGCTGTGGGTCGATGGTCGCGTGACATTCGTGAGCGAGAACATCAACCAGGAAGTCTATGCAGAGTCACTGACGTGGAACGGTGGTAACCAGACCGGCGGGACTTCCAGGGAATATTGA
- a CDS encoding exo-alpha-sialidase, with translation MRNDVQAMFTILTLLFLLAPTYAADKAKSPVPVLILPGSGTDTSAIDYSKLPVLKGQHAIINPAALGPYPKKSDKVDLHDLRLNLHNYLIYHDGKFWCIWSDGPRIEDEPTQEIKYATSDDGLHWSKAKSVTGTPEKPHAFIARGLWIREGKLLALAAKYQGHGAFGPPDKKHLELVAYRWEPAQDKWVFEGKLYDNAINNFPPQKLPSDNWILTRRDSRFNVSVLIGGVKALNDWQSFPVVGVKQVKGFRPDEPIFWVLPDNSLYALFRDNGGSQRLFFSTSKDEGRTWAPPVLSNFPNASSKLFSLSTSHGYRVLVLNAHPAVNRRELYLAVSPDNKIFTRLAKLEIPSPAELPEAVTTLKKKFSAGIASLQYPHVIEHDGYLYIAFSRNKVQTEMFRVKLSDIDALLKDNDS, from the coding sequence ATGAGAAACGACGTTCAAGCAATGTTCACAATCTTGACACTCTTGTTTTTGCTCGCCCCCACCTATGCTGCCGACAAAGCTAAGTCTCCGGTTCCGGTTCTCATTCTCCCCGGTTCGGGCACCGATACAAGTGCCATCGATTATTCAAAACTGCCTGTCCTCAAGGGTCAGCATGCCATCATCAATCCTGCGGCCCTCGGTCCTTATCCCAAAAAATCAGACAAAGTCGATCTGCACGACTTGCGACTCAACCTGCACAATTATCTGATCTATCACGACGGCAAATTCTGGTGCATCTGGAGCGATGGTCCGCGGATCGAAGACGAACCGACACAGGAAATTAAATATGCGACCAGTGACGATGGCCTGCACTGGAGCAAAGCAAAGTCGGTCACCGGCACGCCTGAAAAGCCACACGCCTTTATCGCCCGCGGCCTCTGGATTCGCGAGGGGAAACTGCTGGCACTGGCAGCAAAGTACCAGGGCCACGGTGCCTTCGGTCCCCCCGACAAAAAACACCTGGAACTGGTCGCCTATCGCTGGGAACCCGCACAGGACAAATGGGTTTTCGAGGGAAAGTTGTACGACAATGCGATTAACAATTTCCCGCCACAAAAACTTCCTTCGGATAACTGGATCCTGACCCGCCGCGATTCTCGATTCAATGTCAGCGTGCTCATTGGCGGCGTGAAAGCACTCAATGACTGGCAGTCTTTCCCCGTTGTCGGCGTCAAACAGGTCAAAGGATTCCGACCTGATGAACCGATTTTCTGGGTCCTGCCCGACAACAGCCTGTATGCACTCTTCCGTGATAACGGTGGCTCACAACGGTTGTTCTTCTCAACCTCGAAGGACGAAGGCCGTACCTGGGCTCCCCCGGTCCTCTCCAATTTCCCCAACGCCAGCAGCAAGCTGTTTTCACTCTCAACCAGTCACGGCTATCGAGTGCTCGTGCTCAACGCACATCCCGCCGTTAACCGCCGCGAACTCTATCTGGCGGTCAGCCCGGACAATAAAATATTTACACGCCTGGCAAAGCTGGAAATCCCCTCACCAGCAGAGTTACCCGAAGCAGTTACCACTCTCAAAAAGAAATTCAGTGCCGGCATCGCCAGTCTGCAGTATCCACACGTCATCGAGCACGACGGTTATCTCTACATCGCCTTCTCGCGAAATAAGGTCCAGACCGAAATGTTTCGCGTGAAACTGTCTGATATTGATGCCTTACTGAAAGATAACGATAGCTGA